A DNA window from Sediminitomix flava contains the following coding sequences:
- a CDS encoding caspase family protein produces MKSRINTTLKVLLFVGGFLFFGGNSFAQTFHAFLLASTLDPSIGSSCQQDFDRMEVEFATIANANNLEIKKYYLEGKNFSKEKLMEQLDKLECGPEDIVFFYYSGHGARSTTDASRWPQMFLSTVRLDRHYYPLEFVQEEIAKKNPKFQIVMADCCNEILPGLSHKIASRGGGSLVDDINESFDVYKNLFKMPAGKIIATSSSPGEQAFGDREGGFFTRSFLDAVQKSVMAAQPITWGDLMANTKKSTMDMCYDPYFFTPQYEIKLEEKVEEPEPEPVLASTENTVQEEIALEALSVDMTYNNEDVIENPLKDLLGILVSSDKAKSERIKLIKPTLEKVFAHENVKVTVFGRDGKTILDREPAQKFVKRLALSPNLVHLIEIRSKKDHKGRYTELDVHEYYKRQ; encoded by the coding sequence ATGAAATCTAGAATCAATACAACGCTTAAAGTGCTATTGTTTGTGGGTGGATTTTTATTCTTCGGAGGAAATTCGTTTGCACAAACATTTCATGCATTCTTGTTAGCATCAACTTTAGATCCTTCTATTGGTTCGAGTTGCCAACAAGACTTTGATCGAATGGAAGTGGAATTTGCGACGATAGCCAATGCAAATAACCTAGAAATAAAAAAGTACTATTTGGAAGGGAAGAATTTTAGTAAAGAAAAGCTGATGGAACAGCTTGATAAGCTAGAATGTGGCCCTGAAGATATTGTTTTCTTTTACTACTCAGGACATGGAGCGAGGTCTACAACAGATGCATCTCGTTGGCCACAAATGTTTTTGAGTACGGTAAGACTTGATCGTCACTATTATCCTTTGGAATTTGTACAAGAAGAAATAGCTAAGAAGAATCCAAAGTTTCAGATAGTGATGGCTGATTGTTGTAATGAAATTTTACCAGGACTTAGCCATAAAATTGCATCGCGTGGTGGAGGTTCTTTAGTAGATGATATCAATGAATCTTTTGATGTCTATAAGAACCTTTTTAAAATGCCCGCAGGTAAAATTATAGCAACAAGTAGTAGCCCAGGAGAGCAAGCATTTGGAGACCGCGAAGGAGGTTTTTTTACAAGAAGCTTTTTAGATGCTGTTCAAAAATCGGTTATGGCTGCACAGCCAATTACTTGGGGTGACCTTATGGCAAATACCAAGAAGTCAACCATGGATATGTGTTACGATCCATATTTTTTCACACCTCAGTATGAAATTAAATTGGAAGAAAAGGTTGAAGAGCCAGAACCAGAGCCAGTTTTAGCAAGTACGGAAAATACTGTACAGGAAGAAATTGCTTTGGAAGCTTTATCAGTAGACATGACTTATAATAATGAGGATGTGATCGAGAACCCATTAAAAGATTTATTAGGGATTTTAGTGAGTTCTGATAAAGCAAAGTCTGAGCGAATTAAGCTAATCAAGCCTACTTTAGAAAAAGTCTTTGCACATGAAAATGTGAAAGTGACAGTCTTTGGTAGAGATGGGAAAACAATTTTGGACAGAGAACCTGCTCAGAAGTTTGTAAAGCGTTTGGCTTTGTCTCCAAACTTAGTTCACCTCATAGAGATTCGTTCAAAGAAAGATCATAAGGGAAGATATACAGAATTAGATGTGCACGAATATTACAAGAGACAATAA